A window of the Bradyrhizobium ottawaense genome harbors these coding sequences:
- a CDS encoding nuclear transport factor 2 family protein: protein MSNEVRDLFDRWERVWHEGQYDLKPVCVGSHYIRHDEQGDRTVTREAYAAELASVHNDRPGIRVVVYDHSFTDDRAWFRFSFQWPDPSTGEKQSRAGMQSYRIEGGKLVETWITMRPVGTSWTEVPQQSWTKR, encoded by the coding sequence ATGTCAAACGAGGTCCGCGATCTATTCGACCGATGGGAACGGGTTTGGCATGAAGGCCAATACGACTTGAAACCTGTCTGCGTCGGATCGCACTACATTCGACACGACGAACAGGGCGACCGGACTGTAACGCGAGAGGCTTACGCGGCTGAGCTGGCGAGCGTCCATAACGACCGACCGGGTATTCGCGTGGTGGTCTACGATCACTCCTTTACTGATGATCGCGCATGGTTTCGGTTCTCGTTTCAATGGCCGGACCCGTCGACCGGCGAGAAGCAAAGCCGGGCTGGGATGCAGAGCTACCGGATTGAGGGCGGCAAGCTAGTCGAGACGTGGATCACGATGCGCCCAGTGGGCACGTCATGGACAGAGGTTCCGCAACAAAGTTGGACGAAGAGATAA
- a CDS encoding DUF4760 domain-containing protein, with product MAVDFGNVPQWITVGIAAMAGWLAYTSLQSQRVIARRRAAFDMFLKTETDEKMLTAFDKFHAGIQAMRKASSVEAFCISEDKETREHYFCIRKYLNIHELIAVGLREEVLDADVVYFYWGDTLTNHYSDAKPVLDFLAKREKNKYTYADLHELNAKWVARKAKATG from the coding sequence ATGGCTGTCGATTTTGGAAACGTTCCGCAGTGGATCACTGTGGGCATCGCCGCAATGGCAGGATGGCTGGCGTATACCTCCCTTCAGTCGCAGCGGGTCATTGCGCGACGCCGCGCAGCTTTCGACATGTTCCTCAAGACTGAAACCGACGAAAAGATGCTGACTGCCTTCGACAAGTTTCACGCCGGCATTCAGGCAATGAGGAAAGCATCAAGCGTTGAGGCATTCTGCATCTCCGAAGACAAAGAGACGCGTGAGCACTACTTCTGCATCCGCAAATATCTCAATATCCACGAACTCATTGCGGTCGGCCTCCGAGAAGAGGTCCTCGACGCCGACGTAGTTTACTTCTATTGGGGCGACACGCTCACGAACCACTACAGCGATGCGAAGCCCGTCCTCGATTTTCTCGCAAAGCGGGAGAAGAACAAGTACACGTACGCAGACCTGCACGAGCTGAATGCGAAGTGGGTCGCTCGAAAAGCAAAGGCTACCGGCTAA
- a CDS encoding GYD domain-containing protein: MPLYMYQAAYTAESWAAQVKSPQNRVESVGRQATEAVGGKMVGGWYCLGDYDVILIADVPNIESMAAIAVAIAAGGAIKSSHTTALMTGVDFVAALKKSEAVVKGYKPAR; the protein is encoded by the coding sequence ATGCCGCTCTATATGTATCAGGCAGCCTACACAGCAGAATCATGGGCAGCGCAAGTGAAGAGCCCGCAAAACCGTGTTGAATCCGTTGGACGGCAGGCGACTGAGGCCGTCGGAGGCAAGATGGTCGGTGGTTGGTACTGCTTGGGCGACTATGACGTTATTCTGATTGCCGACGTACCGAATATCGAGAGCATGGCTGCCATCGCCGTAGCGATTGCGGCGGGTGGCGCAATCAAGTCCAGCCATACCACTGCGTTGATGACCGGAGTGGACTTTGTGGCGGCCCTGAAGAAGTCGGAGGCCGTCGTCAAAGGTTATAAGCCCGCCCGATAG